In Flavobacterium endoglycinae, one DNA window encodes the following:
- a CDS encoding DUF2130 domain-containing protein, whose translation MAEQSSIQCPNCGTPIDVNDVLKHQLEDSIRKEFQQKANIQNRELELKNEQLEKAKSEFEAKKKQENELFAERLEREKKTAEKEISEKLKAKLEEENRDRLLLMEKELSEKSEKIRELNKMEGEIAKLQREKLEMKEAIQAEAEKQLNAQLALEREKIRKQEDDKNELKFKELQKQLEEQKKLTEEMKRKQEQGSMQLQGEVMELAIEEWLANNFPLDSIDEVKKGANGADCLQVVNTREHQNCGSIYYESKRTKAFQPSWIEKFKNDIRTKRANIGVLVTEVMPSGMDRMGMRDGIWICTYEEFKGLSAVLRQSLIQINQAVQAQENKGDKMSMLYDFLTSNEFRLQIEGIVEGFTQMQSDLDSEKRAMQRIWKQREKQIEKVVHNTLGMYGSIRGIAGNAVQSVRALELDFIEEDSENDDPKELFE comes from the coding sequence ATGGCTGAACAATCTTCAATTCAGTGTCCAAACTGCGGAACTCCTATCGATGTCAATGATGTTTTAAAGCATCAATTGGAAGATAGCATCCGTAAAGAATTTCAACAAAAAGCAAATATTCAAAACCGTGAATTGGAGCTTAAAAACGAACAATTGGAAAAAGCCAAATCCGAATTTGAAGCGAAGAAAAAACAGGAAAACGAACTTTTTGCTGAACGTTTGGAGCGCGAGAAAAAGACAGCTGAAAAAGAAATTTCAGAAAAATTAAAAGCCAAATTGGAAGAAGAAAACAGAGATCGTTTACTACTCATGGAAAAGGAACTCTCTGAAAAGTCTGAAAAAATTAGGGAATTGAATAAAATGGAAGGTGAAATCGCAAAATTACAGCGCGAAAAACTGGAAATGAAAGAAGCCATTCAGGCCGAAGCCGAAAAGCAGTTAAACGCTCAATTGGCTTTGGAACGTGAAAAAATCAGAAAACAGGAAGACGATAAAAACGAACTGAAATTCAAAGAACTTCAGAAACAGCTGGAAGAACAAAAAAAGCTGACTGAAGAAATGAAACGCAAACAAGAACAAGGTTCGATGCAATTGCAAGGCGAAGTAATGGAATTAGCAATTGAAGAATGGCTGGCCAACAATTTCCCGCTTGACAGTATTGACGAAGTTAAAAAAGGAGCCAACGGTGCCGACTGTCTTCAAGTGGTTAATACAAGAGAACATCAAAATTGCGGTTCTATTTATTACGAAAGTAAAAGAACCAAAGCGTTTCAGCCATCTTGGATTGAGAAATTCAAAAACGATATTCGAACCAAAAGAGCCAATATTGGAGTTTTGGTTACCGAAGTAATGCCTTCGGGAATGGACCGAATGGGAATGCGAGACGGAATTTGGATTTGTACATACGAAGAATTTAAAGGTTTAAGTGCGGTTTTGCGTCAGTCTTTAATTCAAATTAATCAAGCGGTTCAAGCGCAAGAAAACAAAGGCGACAAAATGTCGATGTTGTATGATTTCTTAACGAGCAACGAATTCCGTTTGCAGATTGAGGGAATTGTAGAAGGTTTCACCCAAATGCAAAGCGATCTGGATTCTGAAAAAAGAGCCATGCAGAGAATTTGGAAACAAAGAGAAAAACAAATCGAAAAAGTAGTTCATAATACTTTAGGAATGTACGGTTCGATTCGCGGTATTGCTGGAAATGCAGTTCAAAGTGTACGAGCTTTGGAATTGGATTTTATTGAAGAAGATTCAGAAAACGACGATCCAAAAGAATTGTTTGAATAA
- a CDS encoding LysR family transcriptional regulator codes for MSQPPLSRQIAELEEELNAKLFIRNNKKVELTEAGKYFKEEVTALFQNLDRISSKTKKIAENVSGEFRIAYISSIYSSIISDLIKHLKAQFPYVNFKLFEISTTKQIDALEQGKIEMGIIRSPIHSPKIKSHLWFKDGFSLVYNKNAFQIKSENDILKLKDETFVFFNKDYAPHYHEVLLELCAFYGFTPKIIHEANNINSIVQLVKNGLGISIVPSNIAKNNQDSEIAFIELKKVNLYTNVSIITSKDDHSEITQSAVAFLLAEK; via the coding sequence ATTTCGCAGCCGCCGTTAAGCCGACAAATAGCGGAATTAGAAGAAGAACTTAACGCCAAACTTTTCATCAGAAACAATAAAAAAGTAGAACTTACCGAAGCAGGAAAGTATTTTAAAGAAGAAGTTACGGCACTTTTTCAGAATCTAGATCGCATTTCATCCAAAACAAAAAAGATTGCAGAGAACGTTTCGGGCGAATTCAGAATTGCTTATATCAGTTCGATTTATTCTTCTATTATTTCCGATTTAATAAAACATCTGAAAGCGCAATTTCCTTACGTCAATTTCAAACTTTTCGAAATTTCCACCACCAAACAAATCGACGCTTTAGAACAAGGAAAAATCGAAATGGGAATTATTAGATCGCCCATTCATTCGCCAAAAATAAAATCACATTTATGGTTTAAAGACGGATTTTCATTGGTTTATAATAAAAACGCTTTTCAGATAAAATCGGAAAATGATATTTTAAAATTAAAAGATGAAACGTTTGTTTTTTTCAATAAGGATTACGCGCCGCATTATCATGAAGTTTTACTGGAACTTTGCGCTTTTTATGGCTTTACGCCGAAGATTATTCACGAAGCCAATAATATCAATTCAATAGTGCAATTGGTCAAAAATGGATTGGGAATTTCGATTGTTCCGTCAAACATTGCGAAAAACAATCAGGATTCAGAAATTGCTTTTATCGAATTGAAAAAAGTTAATTTATATACAAATGTATCCATAATAACTTCAAAAGACGATCATTCTGAAATCACGCAATCTGCTGTTGCCTTTTTGTTAGCGGAAAAATAG
- a CDS encoding class I SAM-dependent methyltransferase yields the protein MKKSTIEEIKERFDNDVERFSNLETGQVATIDATISLELITEASKRIVPNAKNVLDVGCGAGNYTLMMLSKVPNLNCTLVDLSLPMLDRAFERVSAVTNGKVEIKQGDIREVALEEESFDIILAGAVLHHLRDDNDWETTFTKLFKLLKPGGCLMISDLITQDTDLLNEYTWQRYGEYLEGIGGAEYRQKVLDYIEKEDSPRSMNYQLDLMKKVGFSKVEILHKNMCFGAFGGIK from the coding sequence ATGAAAAAATCAACCATCGAAGAAATCAAAGAACGATTTGACAATGATGTCGAACGATTTTCAAATTTAGAAACAGGACAGGTGGCTACAATCGACGCTACTATTTCTTTAGAATTAATAACGGAAGCTTCAAAACGAATTGTTCCGAATGCCAAAAACGTTTTGGATGTGGGCTGTGGAGCAGGAAATTACACTTTGATGATGTTGTCTAAAGTGCCGAATTTAAACTGCACTTTGGTCGATTTGAGTTTGCCAATGTTGGATCGTGCTTTTGAACGGGTTTCGGCAGTAACAAATGGAAAAGTAGAAATAAAACAAGGTGATATTCGTGAGGTAGCTTTAGAAGAAGAAAGTTTTGATATTATTTTGGCGGGTGCTGTTTTACATCATTTACGTGATGATAACGATTGGGAAACGACTTTCACTAAATTATTTAAATTATTGAAACCAGGCGGCTGTTTGATGATTTCAGATTTAATCACACAAGATACTGATTTGTTGAATGAATATACATGGCAGCGTTATGGCGAATATTTGGAAGGAATAGGAGGGGCAGAGTATCGCCAAAAGGTTTTGGATTACATTGAAAAAGAAGATTCTCCGAGATCGATGAATTACCAGTTAGATTTGATGAAAAAAGTAGGTTTTTCAAAAGTCGAAATTTTACACAAAAACATGTGTTTCGGAGCTTTTGGAGGAATTAAGTAG
- a CDS encoding DUF3291 domain-containing protein: protein MSHYHLDEINVAKMKGVDINDPIMKEFVDNLDAVNTLAEESEGFVWRLKDDTNSYNATSLNPYNDEQIIINVSVWESIETLEHYMYKTFHSEFLRRRKEWFHKFGKAHTAMWWIPKGQIPTMEEAVEKLDYLQKNGPSELVFDLRNKYPMPIEA from the coding sequence ATGAGTCATTATCATCTTGATGAAATTAATGTTGCCAAAATGAAAGGAGTCGATATTAACGACCCAATAATGAAAGAATTTGTAGATAATTTAGATGCTGTAAACACTTTAGCAGAAGAAAGCGAAGGTTTTGTCTGGAGATTAAAAGACGATACCAACAGTTACAATGCCACAAGTCTGAATCCGTACAACGATGAGCAGATTATCATCAATGTATCGGTTTGGGAAAGCATCGAAACTTTAGAACATTATATGTACAAAACGTTTCACAGCGAATTTTTAAGACGCCGAAAAGAATGGTTTCATAAATTCGGAAAAGCACATACAGCCATGTGGTGGATTCCAAAAGGTCAAATTCCAACCATGGAAGAGGCTGTAGAAAAATTAGATTACCTACAGAAAAATGGCCCTTCAGAATTAGTTTTCGATCTAAGAAACAAATATCCGATGCCGATTGAAGCGTAG
- a CDS encoding putative quinol monooxygenase gives MISITAILKSKPEHLIEVQNMLTHLVTETRKEAACIRYDLHTSENVFILWEEWKDQPGLDLHNSQSYLQDFIKQTETLVSTPIQVYKTAQIL, from the coding sequence ATGATCTCAATTACCGCAATTTTAAAAAGCAAACCAGAGCATTTAATTGAAGTTCAAAACATGCTGACACATCTAGTAACCGAAACTAGAAAAGAAGCCGCATGCATTCGTTACGATTTACACACTTCAGAAAATGTTTTTATTCTTTGGGAAGAATGGAAAGACCAACCCGGTTTAGATTTACATAACAGCCAGTCTTACCTGCAAGATTTCATCAAACAAACCGAAACATTGGTTTCAACACCAATTCAAGTATATAAAACCGCTCAGATTCTGTAA
- a CDS encoding NAD(P)H-dependent oxidoreductase, with protein MKKIFIINGGQKFAHSGGKFNKTVQDWTVEFLSKNNNYEIKTTHVEDEIDLQKEVEKFVWADLIIYHTPVWWFQLPNLFKKYIDDVFTQGHNNGIYKSDGRSRVNPDINYGTGGLLHGRKYMLTTSWNAPATAFTLPEEFFDETSVDDGVMFGFHKMNKFTGMERINGFHFHDVEKGATPENIVIFKENYTKHLEETFKNL; from the coding sequence ATGAAAAAGATATTTATAATTAACGGCGGACAAAAATTCGCACATTCAGGAGGAAAATTCAACAAAACCGTTCAGGACTGGACAGTAGAATTTCTATCTAAAAACAACAATTACGAAATCAAAACCACTCATGTAGAAGACGAAATTGACCTTCAAAAAGAAGTAGAAAAATTCGTTTGGGCAGATTTAATTATCTATCATACACCAGTTTGGTGGTTTCAATTACCAAACCTTTTCAAGAAATACATAGACGATGTTTTTACCCAAGGACACAACAACGGAATCTACAAAAGCGACGGAAGAAGCCGTGTAAATCCTGATATCAACTACGGAACTGGCGGACTTCTACACGGACGTAAGTACATGCTTACCACAAGCTGGAACGCGCCTGCTACGGCTTTTACCCTTCCAGAAGAATTCTTCGACGAAACTTCTGTTGATGATGGCGTAATGTTTGGTTTTCATAAAATGAACAAATTCACAGGAATGGAACGCATAAACGGATTTCATTTCCATGATGTTGAAAAAGGCGCAACACCAGAAAATATCGTTATCTTTAAAGAGAATTACACAAAACATTTAGAAGAAACTTTCAAAAACTTATAA
- a CDS encoding aldo/keto reductase, with protein MEYRKLGSSELELSTITYGAFAIGGTMWGGTEKKDSIDSIHASIDHGVTTIDTAPFYGFGLSEEMIGEAIKSQDRSKIQLLTKFGLVWDGSNNGKGDFFFDADDNGKKVPIYKYSSKANVIKEVEESLKRLQTDYIDLLQIHWPDSTTPISETMEAAESLIQQGKIRAFGVSNYNVAQIQEAQKTIQIASNQVAYSMLNRKIEDELIPFTVAKNIGIIAYSPMERGLLTGKYFTDSKLKENDHRNGYFGQFDLQKVKTLVEELTSLAHAKEASLSQLVLRWTSLQKGIAIVLAGARNAEQAISNAKTMDFDLSASELEFINQAISKLK; from the coding sequence ATGGAATATAGAAAATTAGGCAGCTCAGAATTGGAATTATCAACCATTACTTACGGTGCTTTTGCGATTGGTGGAACTATGTGGGGTGGAACAGAAAAGAAGGATTCAATCGACTCCATCCATGCTTCAATTGACCACGGCGTAACTACAATTGACACTGCTCCTTTTTACGGATTTGGTTTAAGCGAAGAAATGATTGGAGAAGCCATTAAAAGTCAAGATCGCTCTAAAATTCAATTGCTTACCAAATTTGGTTTGGTTTGGGACGGAAGCAACAACGGAAAAGGCGATTTCTTTTTTGATGCTGATGACAACGGTAAAAAAGTTCCGATTTACAAATATTCATCAAAAGCAAATGTAATTAAAGAAGTTGAGGAAAGCCTAAAACGTCTTCAAACCGATTACATTGATTTACTTCAAATTCACTGGCCAGATTCTACTACTCCGATTTCTGAAACAATGGAAGCAGCAGAAAGTTTAATTCAGCAAGGAAAAATTAGAGCTTTCGGAGTAAGTAATTACAACGTTGCACAAATTCAAGAAGCGCAAAAAACAATTCAAATCGCTTCAAATCAAGTGGCATACAGCATGCTGAACCGCAAAATTGAAGACGAACTAATTCCTTTCACCGTAGCAAAAAACATCGGAATCATAGCTTACAGTCCAATGGAAAGAGGTTTATTAACCGGAAAATATTTCACAGACAGCAAACTAAAAGAAAACGACCATAGAAACGGTTATTTCGGTCAATTCGATCTTCAAAAAGTAAAAACTTTAGTCGAAGAATTAACGTCTTTAGCACATGCCAAAGAAGCAAGTTTATCACAATTAGTTTTACGCTGGACCTCTTTACAAAAAGGAATTGCAATAGTTTTAGCAGGAGCAAGAAACGCAGAACAAGCCATTTCAAACGCCAAAACAATGGATTTTGATTTATCAGCTTCAGAATTGGAATTCATCAATCAGGCAATTTCTAAACTAAAATAA
- a CDS encoding AraC family transcriptional regulator has protein sequence MKKENLYEPFTVSFETLSEYPDVGDRHNFFELVYILEGTGRQCINKNIFEYDPGHLFLLTPEDCHNFTIETETKFFFLRFNDIYLKNSSLQNENIQRLEYILQNANHQPGCILKNDPDKCLVKVMIEAICREHQDKDVYNQELIQQLVNTLIIIVARNIAKYLPEQVTINTEAKAMDILQYIQNNIYYPEKIKAESISDYFGISNTYLGRYFKKHASETMQQYISNYKTKLIEHRLQFSDKRINEIAYEFGFTDESHFNKFFKKQKGNSPSEFRKTIRLSA, from the coding sequence ATGAAAAAAGAAAACTTATATGAGCCGTTTACAGTTTCTTTTGAAACGCTTAGTGAATATCCAGATGTGGGAGATCGTCATAATTTTTTTGAATTAGTTTATATTCTGGAAGGAACAGGAAGACAGTGTATTAACAAAAATATTTTTGAATATGATCCGGGGCATTTGTTTTTATTGACGCCTGAGGATTGTCATAATTTTACGATTGAAACCGAAACGAAATTCTTCTTTTTAAGGTTCAATGATATTTATTTGAAAAATTCGAGTTTGCAGAATGAAAATATTCAGCGCTTGGAATATATTCTTCAAAATGCCAATCATCAGCCGGGTTGTATCTTGAAAAATGATCCTGATAAATGTTTGGTAAAAGTGATGATTGAAGCGATTTGTCGTGAACATCAGGATAAAGATGTGTATAATCAGGAATTGATTCAGCAGTTGGTCAATACGCTGATTATTATTGTGGCGAGAAATATTGCGAAATATCTTCCGGAACAAGTAACGATAAATACGGAAGCTAAAGCAATGGATATTCTGCAGTATATTCAGAATAATATTTATTATCCAGAAAAGATTAAGGCGGAATCTATAAGTGATTATTTCGGAATTTCGAATACGTATTTAGGTCGCTATTTCAAAAAACATGCAAGCGAAACGATGCAACAATACATCAGCAATTATAAAACAAAACTGATTGAACATCGTTTGCAATTCAGTGATAAGCGTATTAATGAAATTGCTTATGAGTTTGGTTTTACGGATGAAAGCCACTTTAATAAATTCTTTAAAAAACAAAAAGGAAATAGTCCGTCTGAATTTAGAAAGACAATTCGATTGAGCGCTTAG
- a CDS encoding C40 family peptidase: protein MFGICNLAIVPVRAEASDRSEIVTQLLFGEHVEILERHNQWAKIRIQFDDYEGWIDSKQIQEITKEQFNLLSKEAIILNADLIDYITAPNNLLLPIPLGASLSFLNNNEINISNFDFEGTKTSGIKPKSGLIKTAFMYLNAPYLWGGKTPFGIDCSGFTQMVYKLNGYKIHRDASQQALEGDPLSFIEECEPGDLAFFDNDEGNITHVGIIMDNNYIIHASGKVRIDRLDHTGIYNPELNKHTHKLRVIKKII from the coding sequence ATGTTTGGAATTTGCAATTTAGCCATAGTACCCGTTCGAGCCGAAGCCAGCGATAGAAGTGAAATTGTCACACAGCTTTTATTTGGCGAACATGTTGAAATATTAGAACGCCATAATCAATGGGCTAAAATCAGAATTCAATTTGATGATTACGAAGGCTGGATTGATTCTAAACAAATTCAGGAAATTACCAAAGAGCAGTTTAATCTTTTAAGCAAAGAAGCAATTATTTTAAATGCCGACTTAATCGATTATATCACAGCTCCTAATAATTTATTACTTCCAATTCCGCTTGGAGCTTCCTTATCGTTTTTAAACAATAACGAAATTAATATTTCAAACTTTGATTTCGAAGGCACCAAAACCAGCGGTATAAAACCGAAGAGTGGCTTAATCAAAACGGCTTTTATGTATTTGAATGCTCCTTACTTATGGGGTGGAAAAACACCTTTTGGTATTGATTGTTCTGGTTTCACCCAAATGGTTTATAAGTTAAACGGTTATAAAATTCATCGCGATGCATCACAGCAGGCACTTGAAGGAGATCCGTTAAGTTTTATTGAAGAATGTGAACCAGGCGATTTGGCTTTCTTTGATAATGATGAAGGAAATATTACCCACGTAGGCATCATTATGGACAATAATTACATCATTCACGCAAGTGGAAAAGTCCGCATTGACCGTTTGGACCACACCGGAATTTACAATCCCGAATTAAACAAACACACTCACAAACTTCGGGTAATTAAAAAGATTATCTAA
- a CDS encoding acetyl-CoA C-acyltransferase, whose translation MNKRVVIVSAVRTPIGSFMGGLSTVPAPKLGAAAIKGALSKINLDPKLVDEVFMGNVIQAGVGQAPARQAALFAGLSEEVAATTVNKVCASGMKAVMFAAQAIACGDAEIVIAGGMESMSLIPHYVQMRAGNKFGPATMLDGMQKDGLTDAYDNNAMGVCADLCASEYKISREEQDAFAIQSYERSAKAWDAGKFDNEVVPVEVPQRRGEPIIFSKDEEYTNVKLDKIPSLSPVFTKDGTVTAANASTINDGAAALVLMSEEKASALGLKPLAYIKGYADAAQEPKWFTTSPAKALPKALDKAGISISDVDFFEFNEAFSVVGLANSKILNLDNDKVNVNGGAVSLGHPLGASGARIIVTLLNVLEQNNAKTGAAAICNGGGGASAIVIERA comes from the coding sequence ATGAACAAAAGAGTTGTTATCGTTTCTGCCGTTAGAACACCTATCGGAAGTTTCATGGGCGGGTTATCTACTGTACCTGCACCAAAATTAGGCGCTGCTGCTATAAAAGGAGCCCTTTCAAAAATTAACCTAGACCCAAAATTAGTGGATGAAGTTTTCATGGGGAATGTAATTCAGGCCGGAGTTGGACAAGCACCAGCACGCCAAGCTGCATTATTCGCCGGATTATCAGAAGAAGTTGCTGCCACAACAGTAAACAAAGTCTGTGCCTCTGGAATGAAAGCTGTAATGTTCGCTGCACAAGCAATCGCATGCGGCGACGCTGAAATTGTAATAGCGGGCGGAATGGAAAGCATGAGCTTGATTCCTCACTACGTACAAATGCGTGCCGGAAACAAATTTGGTCCAGCAACTATGCTTGACGGAATGCAGAAAGATGGTTTGACAGATGCTTACGACAACAACGCAATGGGAGTTTGCGCTGACTTATGTGCATCTGAATACAAAATCAGCCGTGAAGAACAAGACGCTTTCGCCATTCAATCGTATGAAAGAAGTGCAAAAGCTTGGGACGCTGGAAAATTCGACAACGAAGTGGTTCCTGTTGAAGTGCCGCAAAGACGTGGTGAACCAATCATTTTTTCTAAAGACGAAGAATACACTAATGTAAAATTAGATAAAATTCCGTCTTTAAGTCCTGTTTTTACAAAAGACGGAACCGTAACTGCTGCAAACGCTTCAACAATCAATGACGGAGCTGCTGCTTTAGTTTTAATGTCTGAAGAAAAAGCAAGCGCTTTAGGGCTAAAACCTCTAGCTTACATAAAAGGCTATGCAGATGCTGCACAGGAACCAAAATGGTTTACAACAAGTCCAGCAAAAGCGTTACCAAAAGCGTTAGACAAAGCAGGAATTTCAATTTCAGATGTTGATTTCTTCGAATTCAATGAAGCTTTCTCTGTTGTTGGATTAGCCAATTCAAAAATACTAAACCTTGATAACGATAAAGTAAACGTAAATGGTGGCGCAGTTTCTTTAGGACATCCTCTTGGAGCTTCTGGAGCACGTATTATCGTAACTTTACTGAATGTTTTAGAACAAAACAATGCAAAAACCGGAGCTGCTGCCATTTGCAATGGCGGTGGTGGTGCATCAGCAATTGTTATCGAAAGAGCTTAA
- a CDS encoding Fic family protein, whose amino-acid sequence MESLILKYKCLGITDVLHYEKFNLISISHHSTKIEGSTLTELETQILLDNGLTPKGKPINDTLMVTDHFKALHFIIDKAKNQVSITTDLVKEINSYVMKSTGGIYNTILREVDASKGMFRKGNVTAGVSYFPNYDKVERLTNELTKFINAKMSDNLTIDEKLYLSFDAHFNLVSIHPFYDGNGRTSRLLMNYIQAFYDLPLAIVNSEDKQEYIQALIDTRKEDNIQIFRDFMRNQYERYLLNEIKKFEDGFSSNSNKGFSFLF is encoded by the coding sequence ATGGAATCTCTTATATTAAAATATAAATGTTTAGGAATTACTGATGTATTGCATTACGAGAAATTCAATTTGATTTCTATAAGCCACCATTCGACAAAAATTGAAGGGTCTACTTTAACAGAATTGGAAACCCAAATTCTGTTAGATAATGGTTTAACTCCCAAAGGAAAACCTATTAATGATACTTTGATGGTGACAGATCATTTTAAAGCACTTCATTTTATTATTGATAAAGCTAAAAACCAAGTTTCTATTACTACAGATTTGGTTAAAGAAATTAATTCTTACGTCATGAAAAGTACAGGAGGTATTTACAATACTATTTTAAGAGAAGTAGATGCCAGTAAAGGAATGTTTAGAAAAGGAAATGTTACCGCAGGAGTTTCTTATTTTCCCAATTATGATAAGGTTGAGAGATTAACTAATGAATTGACTAAATTTATCAATGCTAAAATGAGTGATAATTTGACAATTGATGAAAAATTGTATTTATCATTTGATGCACATTTTAATCTAGTAAGTATTCATCCATTTTATGATGGTAATGGAAGAACGTCAAGATTACTTATGAATTATATTCAAGCTTTTTACGATCTGCCACTCGCCATTGTGAACAGTGAAGATAAACAAGAATATATCCAAGCGTTAATTGATACTCGAAAAGAAGATAATATTCAGATTTTTAGAGATTTTATGAGAAATCAATATGAGCGATACCTTTTAAACGAAATCAAAAAGTTTGAAGATGGTTTTTCATCAAATTCAAATAAAGGATTTAGTTTTCTTTTTTGA
- a CDS encoding ThuA domain-containing protein, which yields MKNLILLVSLLFLNCFLQVDCLAQKTKKSRFKALVLYENGGHHLAFTKAAKPWLNKLATDSSFTIDYIENTKTINEKLLKQYQVFIQLDYPPYTWSEESMQAFQNYINSGKGGWVGLHHATLLGEFDGYPMWKWFSDFMGGIRFVNYIPDFASGKVHVEDKLHPVMKGIPADFLVQKEEWYTYDKSPRENVQVLASVDESTYEPDSKIKMGDHPVVWTNDHFASKNVYIFMGHAPELFENEVYTTLLRNSIFWAAAKR from the coding sequence ATGAAAAATTTAATACTGCTAGTTTCTTTACTGTTTTTAAATTGCTTTTTGCAGGTAGATTGTCTGGCTCAAAAAACAAAAAAATCACGTTTTAAAGCTTTAGTTTTATACGAAAATGGCGGACACCATTTAGCTTTTACGAAAGCGGCAAAACCGTGGCTGAACAAACTCGCTACCGACAGCAGTTTTACAATTGATTACATTGAAAATACTAAAACTATAAATGAAAAACTTTTAAAGCAATATCAGGTTTTTATACAACTCGATTATCCTCCTTATACTTGGAGCGAAGAATCGATGCAGGCTTTTCAAAATTATATAAACAGCGGAAAAGGCGGCTGGGTTGGATTGCATCATGCCACTTTATTGGGAGAATTTGATGGGTATCCAATGTGGAAATGGTTTTCTGATTTTATGGGCGGTATTCGATTTGTCAATTACATTCCGGATTTTGCAAGTGGGAAAGTTCATGTAGAAGATAAACTTCACCCTGTTATGAAAGGTATTCCCGCAGATTTTCTGGTTCAAAAAGAAGAATGGTATACCTATGACAAAAGTCCGCGAGAGAATGTTCAGGTTTTGGCTTCAGTAGATGAATCGACTTATGAACCGGATTCAAAGATAAAAATGGGCGATCATCCTGTAGTGTGGACAAATGATCATTTTGCCTCCAAAAATGTCTATATTTTTATGGGACACGCTCCCGAATTGTTTGAAAATGAAGTTTACACTACTCTGCTTCGAAATTCTATTTTCTGGGCAGCAGCAAAAAGATGA